A region of the Drosophila subobscura isolate 14011-0131.10 chromosome J, UCBerk_Dsub_1.0, whole genome shotgun sequence genome:
GGAtacaatttttgaaaattgctgTGAGTCTTCGCttgctagtaatattaaaaagaacatcaaaatcgtgGAATATGATTCACATCGGTATGCTTACGGTATTTTTTGAACATgggaaggtatattttggtatatttctgaggttCAGTATGACCGCTGCACTAATGGGTGGGTTGGGTGGTCACTTTTGTAATTGGGACCTCTAATCTGTTGTTTTGGCTCTCTTATCGGTAGATTCGTTTCACAGCCAGCCGCAGATAACAGCGTTTATGCACTCGAGTCTCCATTGACCGGCAGTCTCTATCCCTACCCCACAGtgaaaatggcagcagcagcggcaactaAACGGGTTCTCTCCATCCAGAGTCATGTAGTGCACGGCTATGTGGGCAATAAGGTGGCCACCTATCCTCTTCAGGTTCGTTATCTCCAAAACGCCAACACTTGTCACGTAAAGTAATAACCTTTGGTCTAGCTGCTGGGCTTCGATGTGGATCCATTGAACTCCGTGCAATTCTCAAATCACACGGGCTACAAGACCTTCAAGGGGCCCGTTTCCAATGAAAAAGAACTGGGTAAAGCGAGCATCCATCGCACTGATGCTGCAATTATGACTAACCTCATTCACTTGCAGTCACGATCATCGAAGGTCTTGAGGAGAACGAGCTGCTGGGCCAATACTCTCACTTGTTGACCGGCTACATCGGCAATCCACTGTTTCTTCGCGAAGTGGGAATCATTGTGCAGAAGCTGCGTAAGGCTAACCCGAAGCTGGTTTATGTATGTGATCCTGTTATGGGCGACAACGGTCAGCTGTATGTGCCGAAGGAGCTGTTGCCCATTTACCGTGACGAAATCATTCCGCTGGCCGACATCATAACTCCGAATCAATACGAGGTGGAGTTGCTCACGGGCAAGGAGGTGCGCAGCGAGGCGGCCGTGTGGGAGGCAATGGATTGGTTCCATAAGCGCCAGATCAAGACGGTGGTCATCTCCAGCAGTGATCTCGGCCAACCGGGAGTCCTGCGCGCATTCCTCAGCCAGCTGAACGGCCCCAGGCTGGCTATCGACATACCCAAGCAGGGCGGCAAGGATCTTGTGTTCACCGGCACTGGCGATCTCTTCGCCTCGCTTTTCCTTGCCCATAGCCATACCTGTGAAGATGTGGGCGAGGTCTTCGAGAAGACCATTGCCAGTCTGCAGGCAGTGATCAAGCGCACTGTGGCTGCCCTTCCTCGTGGAGACGGACCAGTCAAGGCCTGCGAGCGCGAACTGAAGCTGGTGCAGAGCAAGGCGGAGATCGAAAAGCCTCAGGTGCTTCTCAAAGCGCAGCGCCTTAACTAGACCACAAAATTGGCCACGCAACGAGGGCAACCAGACAATAACCTTTTGATACCTTAAGATGAACAGCAATTACATTTATCACATTATATTATATTActttatacacatatgtacacaggTCAACGATTaccttaaataaatatatgccTATTGTACACCTCCACACTGGCATCTTGACAGCACTAAAGAGCCACAAGACTGTCACCTGCCACAATCTCAGTCATGGCTCATGGCCCTTGGCTTTGGCAGCAACTGGTGGCTATAAAAGTGAACGTCGAGTGGCGACTGGTAAACAAGCTTAAAATAGCAAATGGAAGATATGTGGCTACCTTTAATCTTTATTGCCTATCTCGTGGTTGCCAGCGGGTCCGGGAACGATGGCAAGACGGTCGCTGATCCAACCTTTGTGCCGCGTTACACTCTGACGGCTGAAAGTAAGAACAAGGATCTGGACCTGAGTCCAGACGGCGATCGGCAGAGACCGCCCATCAACGAGAAAGGACATCCGACACAGAAACCCTGGCGACGCGGAGAGTACGTCTACGATGGTGTTTACACTGCCAACTGgccagctccttctgctcccAATGCCATGCTGGGCCTTCTCGGTCCTTTGCTGGCACCCGGCCTCCTGCTGATGGGCGTGAATCTCGGTGCGCTTCTCTACATGCTCCTCGGTCTGCTGGGTCTGGCCCCGCCGCGGAGTAACCGACACGCGACTTCGGACGACATTTAccgcagagacagacacaatcTGGGTGATGGCAAGGAATCGGCCatatatttttagataaaGCGCGTTACGCAGTTTTCACACAacttacatataaataaacgtacataaatatattcaaggTATTCAGGGTTTCAGTGTGAATAAAGAACTCAAATCGAaaatggtttttgcttttgattttggatGGGTTAGTGTTCGGATGTTCCGTGGGTATTGAATTGGTTTCTAATcccacaacaaaacaaatcgttaaataataaaaagcgaacaaaaactaaaactaacgTTTACAGCGCCCCGTCCCGTTTCGCCCCTCCTCTCCTCACTTCATTTCTTCAAGCGAAACGATGCGGCCCGATTGAACTTAACCAGCGGCGGATCCTTAGTGCCCGTTCCGAGTGGTTTGCGCGTTAACGTTGAACTGCCCCCTAATGCTGTGAGTGGATGAAAGGAATGAAATAGCGTATAGATGAAGCCTTCACTGGTACATACCCTTTGCCACAAGGGCGCGCGGGCTCTTGCGCACATAATTTCCGttgaattttacattttccttgGCTATTGAGGCAGCGGCCAGGGTTCGCTGTAGTCCTTGGGTAGTAAAGTTGTTAGATTTAAGCAAAACTGAAAGCGAAAAGTGTTAATTACGTGCTGGACTATCTGTAAGAGCTCGTTCAGAATTAGTACCTTGCTTGATCTTGTCGTTGCCACCGCGCACATTTTGTTCGGACAGCAAGTCCGTCACAATGCGCTGATGGACTTTTCGCTGTTTAGTGACCGTCGATGTCAGAGCATTGAAGGTGGTGCCCAGGATTTGCGTCTGGTCGAGAGTACGTGGCTTCTTGAATGTCTTGTGCGCTTCGTCAGAGTCTGAGTCTGTTTCCAGGCTGTCCGCACTGTCCACACTCAAATGGAGATCATCATCAAATTGTGCTTTCCGCACAAACTGTCGCTTCATCGCGCTGGCTGTGAGTGTGTCTGCCTGTTCTTCGTCCTCCTCGCTGCCCAGCAAACGCTTGTTGCCAATTTTTTCAGTCTCGTCAGTCTCAAGCTCCGAAGTGCTGGCCTCAGATTCAGCGAATCGCATTTTTCGCTGCAGGCGATCGTACAATGCCTGAACCTCTGGCGTCAGCTTCTCCGCAGCCTCCAGACGGTCGTACACCTGGCTCACCACATCACAGGCCGTGGTAAAGGATTTGCGTATAAGGTCCGAGTTCTCCACCAGCTCGCGGTTGATCGCGTATAGGTGATTGTTGGATATATTCTGCTTTGCCATCTGCAGTTCGAGATCCTTGCTCTTTACATACAGGCCGAGGACTTGCTGAAGCTTCGATTGATTGACTTCACGCTTCAAACTCTCAACTTCCCGGTGGGCGTGCTGCACTTTGGCTTGCCAGCTCGGCAGCTCCTCTGTGTATTTATCGTTTTGATTGGCCAGTGTACTCATATAGTTATTAAAGCGGCGGTAGTCCTACAAAATTGGATTAAatgattcaattaaattcgctaaaatatgatttaaaattcaaaCGATTATCATCGTTTTCTAGGTTACGTGACGTTACGTTGAGTGATTCCAAATCGAGTTGGCAGCCCCAAGTAACAGCTGTTCAGCTCTGCCGCatttaatcaaacaaatttacaaaaataatcTCAAGCAAATGCTCAGGAATTCGCTGCATTTAATGGCCCTGGGTGGGCGGCATGCTCCAATGCGGTGGTCACTGCTCACCTGCCCCACCAGAATACTGCCGGTAGAGATGCAGGCGCAGCCAATGCAGATCGGCTGGCTGCAAGCGCGCGGTTATGCAAAAGGCAAGGacaaaaagaaggagaaaggCGGCAAAGGCAAGGCGGGAAAAGTGGAGatcaacgagcagcagctgcgagagATTATCAACTTGGACAGTCTCAATACACAGATGGAAAAGTCGGTGCAGCATATGAAAGAAGACTTTATCAAGCACCTGTCGCTACGCTCCACCAGCGGATCCATTGACACGCTGCGCATCAAAGTGGACGGCGATGAGCacgagctgcaggagctggcaCAGATATCACGAAAGAATCCAAAGACGATTATTGTCAACATGATTGCCTTTCCCCAAACCATTCCCGATGTGCTGAGGGCCATTGAGAAGAGCGGCATGAACCTGAATCCCCAGCAGGACGGCACAACACTGTTCATACCCATACCCAAGGTGACCAAGGAGCACCGCGAGAATCTGTCCAAAAACGCCAAGGCTCTGTTCGTCAAGTACCGCGATGCCATACGAGGCGTTCAGAATGAGCACATTCGCAAGCTGAAGAACAAGCCGGAAGTTGCCAAAGACGATGCCTTTGCTGCCCAGACCCAGGTCACGGCAATTGCGGATAAGTTCATTGCTGAAGCGGacaagctgctggccagcaagcAGAAGGAACTCCTGGGCGACAACTAAGACTGATTAATGTGTTCGAGCCGGCGATCGTTGatttaaaagcaaaacaaataaactacAATTATCATTTGTTCACTTACCTCTTGGCACGTCCGTTGGTCCTGTGACAACATCTTCCTGAATTCTTCAAAATCCTTTTTCAGCGTCTGACGGTAATTTATAATCTTAATCTTACTCCTTATGCCAATACCGCACTCCTGGATCGTCTTCGCAGTGGCATATACAGCATCTATCTTGCTGTACCATGACTTCAGCTCCTGGGGATCGTAGCCATTGCTGCCACCGCGCTCCAGCTGGGCTACCTTTGCCTCCAACGCCTTGTTGCGCTCCTTCAATCGCTCGTTCTCGGCCGTTACCTCGTCGATCTTCTTCACATAGAACTCTGTGGGCATTTTCGACTTTAGCACGTTCTGCTTCAATGTGGTTCGGATCTTCTTCGCACGACTCGCGTACTTCAAGGTGTTGTAGGTGTCCTCGTATGTAAGGGAGCTCATCGACACGTTGGCCACCATCAGGGTGCGGCAGTTGCCGCCGAGAGAATCTTTAAGGATGCGTGTCAGGTTCGAGTCTCGATAGGGTATGTGCTTGAGGCCATCGGCCAACTTGTTGATGCAGTTACCCAGCGCCAGGAGACTCTTGTTGATACTGGCACCCTCCTTGAAGCGCACACCAATGCCCTTGGTGCTGGCCGCTCGTTCACTGCCCGCCAAATCAATCATCGACAGCTTGACCGTTCGCTTTGTGTCAGTTTTGCGATCCGTGATGCGTATGTGCACCTGGAAGATGGCGTGGGAGCGCGAACTCTCCGCGTTGGCATCGGTGGGGTGTTGGGTTCGATGCGAGTTTCCCAGGGCCAGCATCCTCAGCAGTTCTTCGGCGCTGTAGATGGGCGTCAGTCGCAGCCCGCTCACAACCACACCGTTGGAGTCCTCGCGTAGTTTCAGCGGACCCGACTTTGTGAGCAGATTCATGACATGTTCGTTGTATACCTCCAGGTATGAGACGCCCACATCAAATTTCCTCAAGTCACTTTGTGCCTGGATCTTCTCGAACAAGTCGCGCATGGTCAGAAACGTTATGCCGGGAGTGGCTTCGCTGCCCAGCATGGTGAATGTCTTCCCAGCTCCTGTCGCGCCATACACAAACACGGAGCAGTTGTAcctttacacacacacacacacaatttgagACATGAAATGCTTGTAAACAAAGGCAACTTACCCATTGAGCACCGCGTCGACCAGCGGCGCCGTACACTCCTCAAAGAGATCCTGATTTGTGTTGTCTATGTCGAACACGCGATCGAATTCCATAGTCAGCTTTTTGTTCATACGCTTGGTGATGTCGCGGTAATTCTGTTTGGTGCCGTGGAAGAAGAACTCATCGTCTTCTTCGTCAGGATCGAATAGCAGCGCCGATCTATCCATAACCTTGATAATACTGCGCTGCTGATGTTCCAATTCCTTCGAATTATACGGTCTGACGCGAACCGCCACTTTTATATTTGTGTGCTCCACCGGCATTATGATGTGTTATCTGTTCGCATTCGTTTTCATAAATCAACAATTTGAAACCATTCAGTTCttcagcaaattaattttcacgTACAGCCTGGAAACGAACGTTGTTGTTTGAATTGACACTATCGGCGATTTTCTTTTGTAGGCATCTTTATccaatttgctttgcttctctAACTGAACTGTATTTCAGGGCTGTTTTGATGGATACCGATAGTCAGTGTTGATAAACTCTGTTGTGGAGTTGCTTTCGGGGTATATCGAGTTGTATGCTATTTTTGTGTTAACCTTTTTAGTTGTAACCTTATTTTgcaaacaatccaataaaaggaagtcatgaaaactagcgAATCTTGTGGggaattgattgatgaatcggataaaattatagtctTAGCGCTGCAAAGCCTAACTAgcttataatatttaatagaacatcaaaattgaggaaaataaattaagactTACGGTATATTTGCAAGTTTGAGCGTGTATTCTTTTGGGTATATTTATGGGTTATTGTGTGCACaaattggatttattttgttctttcttaCACGCGCTAATACTGaaataatttccattgttTGAAATTGTAGATAATTGTTTCAGCCAAATTCTAAGTTGGGAGTTCAGAGTAAAATATGCTGGAAATACTAAATGAAGGTCAAAATCCAGGAAAATGATTTGTGGTATATATACGGTATATGGCATAGGCGGTCACACTAAGGTTgtcaaatataaaaataatatcatATTGGTGATATATTTTGCTtggaaaaaaatcaaaataatataaaatatatatcactgcaaaaatatcgatatttttgatCGATACATCAAAAATATCGCTAAAacatatcaatatattgatgtTTTGGGAAAAAAatcacgatataaatatatttttattttgaaaaatatcgatatattgatattttgatatatatttgaaCACCCTAGGTCACACTGGCAAAATTATTTAAGGAACAGGAAAAGTTTTTTAACTCTagcacaaaattcaattgcacaCAAATATCAAAACGTCTAACATGAGTGCAAAAGTATTATTCGCTTGCTCCAAATGTTTCTCGCGTCATCCATACGAAGAACTATCCTCGGGACAGCAACTTTGCAAGGTGAAAAGCGAATGGCGGAGAcaattaaaagaaagaaaaaaaaaatataatgacTGTGGCCCTAACAAAATGcagtaaacaaaatgtttgatgtttgtgtgtgtttcttggCAAGCGACGGCAATGACGCGTCGCTTTGTTGCGAAAATTTTGCTGCGCATTTAAGTGAAAATGGACGGCAAGAAGAAGCAGCGTCTGTCGCGGCCACAGCGTCAGTTTGTTTGTCGGTGGCTGCTGTGACTAATAAACAACTCAAACAGCGCagcacagcaggcagcatctgcagcattTACTAAACCTATGtacattaaaattcattttcgCAGGGCTGCCGTGGTTCTACCTCAGTTGTTAAATGTACTTACTGCCGCTCGGAGTTTCAACCCGCCACGTAAGTTGAATGGATCTCCAGGCCTGATAATGACACTCTCTATTGAGTCTTCCCTACATCTACTTCACAGCAAATCACAGAGTGCCTGTAAAAAATGCGAACACTATCTTGGAAAATACGGTAAGCCCAGTCCGTGCGAGTGCTGCAAGATTGTGGCTGCCTTCGCGGGGTCCAAGTGCATGAGGTATGTTCCGTTCACTTCTTGATTTATCTTAGTTTTTGTAAACTGAAACACAACTCTCAAGTAAATCCTTTGGTAAAAGTAGTTTGGTTCTACTCTGAGCAACGTGTGGCCGTGTAACTTGAATGCACAATGTAGGAGCAAAGTTGGAATCTCGTTTGAATCTCTTTCCTAAGCAGAGCATTAACtgtaaattgttgtttatgaAACCCCATAGCCTAGCTACCCAACTAATTGTGCCTTCAATGTTCATGACATGACTTTGCAACTCTTTCAGTAGTAGATTCTTCTTGATTTTCTAACTATTGAACCAAAGAATCAGTCAAAACCAAACAATACAACGTCTCTTATGAacgcaaaacatttttcttcttctctttttctgctgccacGTGTGAAACGAAACAATTTAACAAACtcaaaatcacacaaaatcATGCAAAATAGATGCGCCAGCTACGAGGCAAAATATGGACCACCAGTCCACTGCGACGAATGCAAGCTGCGATCAGCCTTTGACAGGCGCGACGAGAACAAAAAGGTCAGCGTCCCTCACTCACTCGCACTGCACCCGGCCAAGGAGCGCCCTTCGGAAGCAGCCCTTAATGTTAAAACCATAAATTTAAGACTaataaatgtagaaatatCGAGCGGGGTAAACTGTACTGCTGCAACGCTGCTCGCCACTTCGTCGATCTGCACGAGTCCAAGAATCATGTATTTTGCGTTCATAAGAGACCAAATCTAGTCTAAGATTAGGGCTTAAGGCTTTGTAATCACCCTTAATCGATCACATGTTTCGTTTCGCCTTCAGGTCAATGGAAAACTCCTATGCTGGCTGTGTACCTGCGCCTACAAACGCGCTGTGCTGAAGGCGCAGCAGGAGGGCCGAATTCCCATGTCCAAGAAGCGGCCGCATGAAAAGTCTTCTTCCTCGCACAGAGACAGCGCCTCGGCAAAGAAGCCATCGCGCAATGAGCTCGGCaagagcggcggcagcaacaatgctGGCGGCGTTACGGCGGTGAGCGGAGCCGGACTGGATCATCCGGACAAGATATCGCGCGGAAACAGCGGCAACGGCACAATCGCAGCCCCGGCTGCCATCACTGTCGACACGAATTCGTCCGATCATGTGGTGGCCATTACATACCTTAAGGAACGCATCGCCAGCCTGGAGAAGCGCCTCAATCAAAAAGACAAAGAACTGTTGGAGAAGGATAAACAAGTTAGTAGAGCGCATGACTTTCTATTACTAAAAACCTGCTAATATCTATTCATGGTGTCTCCCTTTTAGTTGACCGAACTGAAGGGCAAGAACtttgaaaaggaaaatgacATGCGCAACAGGCTGAAGGAGGTCGAGCGCCTGCACGACATGAAGGTGGATAACTTGAATCGTAAAATTTCCAGTCTTCTCAAGGACTTGGCCACTTtgaaaaagagcagcaaaaaggcgGCCAGCGGGGCCATGAAGGCCGAGAGGGAAGCCATCAAGCGGGAGAATCTGTCGCCCAAAGAGGAAATTATTGCGGCAGCACCAGAGAAACAAATCAAGACATCCGAGCCCGCCGACCTGGACAAGGACGAGAAGAGTTGCGACCGTGAGGAAGATCGCAGCGAGCAGGAGGATCGCGCAAGTGTGCGTTCGCGCTCCGCCTCAGGCTCCAGCAGAGCCAGTCCCTCTTCGAACTGAGAGTGACGCCCTATTCTCCACCCAGACCAGTGTGCAACATTTCAATCCCCACAAATGCATGGTTGTAGGACTTGTTGCACCgatcttttagttttttttgctattaaagctaatatttttgtactttgCTTTAATTGTAATATAGTTTTATCAGATTGTTTTATATACACTTTTATGTCGCTCatcccaatccaatccaatcctcACAGCGCAGAAAACGCGAATGTTTCACCTGTTTCTGTCCACTGCTTTCCCTACAATTGTCATCatagaaaatgtaattttatagGCTCCACTTAACGAATTCTACTTTAGTTTAATTCACGATGGAATGACACAAAGCGAAAGCATTGTATACACTTTAAGAAATATACAAGTTGGGAatgatatatatgtactttcaACACGCGTGTTTATTCAACATTTAAAACTATCAACAGGGACCAGAGCGGGACTAGTGGGGCTTCGGCTTGTGCCCGTCGACGTAGAAGTTTCGCGTCGCCTTGGGCAATTCGAGTTCGATGCCGTCCATGCTCTTGTCGAGCAGGATTTGGCAGCCGAGGCGCGAGTTCTCACGCAGAAAGGGAGCCATGTCCAGCAGGTCGTCCTCTTTCTCCTCGGCATCCTTTAGTTTTTCGAGAAAATTGTGATCCACGTAAACGTGGCAGGTGGTGCAGGCTAGCGATGCCTCGCAGGCGCCCTCCATCTCGATGCCGTGACGATGGGCCAGGTAGAGCACATTGTCTCCGACTTTTCCTTGCACTTTGGTGCGCTTTCCATCCTTGTCAACGTACGTGATGTTGACTCTGCGGTGCAGGGAACTCTACATCAATTCAAGATTTATTAAGGAAGTTTGCCGTACTCACATTTCATCTGGAGACTTGGGATCTTGCCACTCGTACTCGCCATGCCGCAGCCCTGCATGGGTGGAGGACAGATAACCATTTCATAATCTCAGACACTGATTACATTTACAATAAACTCGCCCCGGATGGGCAATTTGGACAAACTTACATGATGTGGTGTGCAGAGCCTTGATGGGTGTGAGGCGGGAGGATCTGACAATTTGTTTTCCGACTAATTTGCAGGAATTCCCCGACTGCCgcaaaagtaaacaaaacatttttaaggttaccgtgtgaccgcggaattatcgatatacccttgcattttcaaaatatactgtaaatataccgtaaatcttaaattattttcctcgattttgatgttctatttaatattactatctagttaggagtctccgcgttaaaactataattttatccgatttatcaatcaattctccacaagattgctAGTTTTCACGACATCCTTTTCATGGAATGTTTCAAAATTCAgttgaaaactaaaaaggtcaaccaacaaaaatagcataaaacgttACGTCAGTGTTTGTTGATTGTCAACCGGTATGTATAGTATAGTAAGGGTAGAGTATAtttataccctatttccataaatgaatattaaaatttcactttcaaagCTTATCTCAAACATTAATAATGACTTGATCTTAGACTGACATGTTTTTAACCTTTTCATATGCCttctatgtatatacatatttaaatgttgttgATATGGCTTACCAACACAGATggaatgtttttgcattgattggagcCAGTTTCCAAAATTTCTTCAATTCGAGGATATCCCTCCATCCAAGGGTACTAAATGTTGTTTATTCTGTGCCAAATttcgcagcatgttgctggtCCATGCAAATTATGTTGCCAATACTGGAGCTACCGATATATTTGCTTCCGGGTTTGTACTATTTTTATAATgcacaataataatttcacCGATTTGAAAGCATGTGAAACATAGTCACTTCAAATCACTGAAAGCTCGATATATATCGATGACTAGACTTGGCGCCCTgtcatttcaaatttaaaatgtacgTAAAAGGCTTTCGTCTCGTTTGGGGAAATGGTTGGGCTAAGCTTTTCATGGAGATACAAACTGTGGATATACTTTGCATATGATTATACTATTTTCTACGCATTTCTTTTGAAAAGCCATATGGATGCACTTATGGGAACGAATGGGATGCGGAGCAAGAAACAGTCAAAGAACAAGGAGCACTGCGACATTTATATTCCTTTATTAATAATactgaattttaattagtCTCAAAATTGGGTAAAATTGGGCTTTAAAATGTAGTTGGTAAttaataatgaataaatacGATTGGTGCATAAATTTGCGTCTTTTTAGTGCAACGACAAAAAGAAGGGAGTCTTGGGAAATCACTTGGCGGCTGATGGCGcggctgtttttttttaggctGAGCTCTTTACTTGGCCTCGGAGGGAGGCGAGGCTGACTGCTCCTtgtggccattgccattctgGAAGAGATCGGACGGGCCCACGTGCTTGATGGTTATGACACGCTCCTTTGGCTCATCCTGGGACGCCAGAGGTGGCACGGTTATGGTGAGGACGCCGTCCTCAGTTAAAGTGGAAGCCACTGCATCAGCGTCGTACTCCTTGGGCAGCGGATAGCGCCTCACAAAGTGACGTGTCACATGTCCGTGATCATCCTCGCGCTCCTCATGCTTGCCCTCCACCACGATGCAGTCGTTGACCAGCTTGACGGTCAGCTCCCCGGGCTGGAAGAGACCCACATCGAGATTCACCTCAAAGTTGCCCTTCTTTTCCCCAGAACGAATGCCGCCCAGAGCAGCTAGCTCGCCGCTGCGCTTCTTGGCCACCAGATGATGAGCATGTGCACCCATCCGGGCAATCAGTCCCAACGTATGAAGATCCAGCTCGTGGTGCTGTCGAGAGTGCGCGCGGCGGTACATGCGATTGGGGAACATGTCGTGGCCATAGTACATGGAGTCGGGTGAGTCCAGGTTCAAGATAAACGGAATATCTGCCATTTTCTCGAAGTTTTTCTTGATTTCGATTCTGTATCTGGCGGAAGTTCACTGAACCGACGACCTGTTTTTCCTAGGACTGTGGAGGGTTGGTTTACCAGCGGGGGttggcagacacagacacagacactgcAGTTTCGCAAACAATTTTCCGTGAATTTTCCGACTCAAATGTGGAGTTTCCTGGGTTCGCGACTCCTTTTTATAAGCACCAGAGAGTGCCAGCCAGGGGAAATAAAGCTTGTGCTGCAAAGCTTTGTCTGGAGTCGCAGCAGACAGAGGAATATTCTGGTGCGGGTTTGGGGAGACGGCAGCCTTCGTATTGGAACTTCTCCATGATATTTGATGGACTCTCTGTATACAGCAAGCCATGTCTGGGAGACAGATCCATATCGAACTTGAAATTGGactttgtatgtgtgtaactCGAACACCGCGACCACAACACTATGGCAATTAGAGGCCCCACCACCGTCAACCACAAcggcacacaaacaacacactgATAAGCCAGAcgtaagcaaacaaatcacGTTTTCGACTGAAAATGTATCTTTCAGTGGCGGCGAGAAAGTCAGTTCCGTGTAGACTGGCATCCAAGCTGAACGCTATCATCCGCCCACTGTGCAACATGGCCACCTATGAGCAGGTCAAGGACGTGCCTAATCACCCGGAGACCT
Encoded here:
- the LOC117895512 gene encoding pyridoxal kinase, with translation MAAAAATKRVLSIQSHVVHGYVGNKVATYPLQLLGFDVDPLNSVQFSNHTGYKTFKGPVSNEKELVTIIEGLEENELLGQYSHLLTGYIGNPLFLREVGIIVQKLRKANPKLVYVCDPVMGDNGQLYVPKELLPIYRDEIIPLADIITPNQYEVELLTGKEVRSEAAVWEAMDWFHKRQIKTVVISSSDLGQPGVLRAFLSQLNGPRLAIDIPKQGGKDLVFTGTGDLFASLFLAHSHTCEDVGEVFEKTIASLQAVIKRTVAALPRGDGPVKACERELKLVQSKAEIEKPQVLLKAQRLN
- the LOC117895527 gene encoding uncharacterized protein LOC117895527, whose product is MEDMWLPLIFIAYLVVASGSGNDGKTVADPTFVPRYTLTAESKNKDLDLSPDGDRQRPPINEKGHPTQKPWRRGEYVYDGVYTANWPAPSAPNAMLGLLGPLLAPGLLLMGVNLGALLYMLLGLLGLAPPRSNRHATSDDIYRRDRHNLGDGKESAIYF
- the LOC117895485 gene encoding kinesin-like protein KIF18A, whose amino-acid sequence is MPVEHTNIKVAVRVRPYNSKELEHQQRSIIKVMDRSALLFDPDEEDDEFFFHGTKQNYRDITKRMNKKLTMEFDRVFDIDNTNQDLFEECTAPLVDAVLNGYNCSVFVYGATGAGKTFTMLGSEATPGITFLTMRDLFEKIQAQSDLRKFDVGVSYLEVYNEHVMNLLTKSGPLKLREDSNGVVVSGLRLTPIYSAEELLRMLALGNSHRTQHPTDANAESSRSHAIFQVHIRITDRKTDTKRTVKLSMIDLAGSERAASTKGIGVRFKEGASINKSLLALGNCINKLADGLKHIPYRDSNLTRILKDSLGGNCRTLMVANVSMSSLTYEDTYNTLKYASRAKKIRTTLKQNVLKSKMPTEFYVKKIDEVTAENERLKERNKALEAKVAQLERGGSNGYDPQELKSWYSKIDAVYATAKTIQECGIGIRSKIKIINYRQTLKKDFEEFRKMLSQDQRTCQEDYRRFNNYMSTLANQNDKYTEELPSWQAKVQHAHREVESLKREVNQSKLQQVLGLYVKSKDLELQMAKQNISNNHLYAINRELVENSDLIRKSFTTACDVVSQVYDRLEAAEKLTPEVQALYDRLQRKMRFAESEASTSELETDETEKIGNKRLLGSEEDEEQADTLTASAMKRQFVRKAQFDDDLHLSVDSADSLETDSDSDEAHKTFKKPRTLDQTQILGTTFNALTSTVTKQRKVHQRIVTDLLSEQNVRGGNDKIKQVLLKSNNFTTQGLQRTLAAASIAKENVKFNGNYVRKSPRALVAKALGGSSTLTRKPLGTGTKDPPLVKFNRAASFRLKK
- the LOC117895515 gene encoding ribosome-recycling factor, mitochondrial, translated to MLRNSLHLMALGGRHAPMRWSLLTCPTRILPVEMQAQPMQIGWLQARGYAKGKDKKKEKGGKGKAGKVEINEQQLREIINLDSLNTQMEKSVQHMKEDFIKHLSLRSTSGSIDTLRIKVDGDEHELQELAQISRKNPKTIIVNMIAFPQTIPDVLRAIEKSGMNLNPQQDGTTLFIPIPKVTKEHRENLSKNAKALFVKYRDAIRGVQNEHIRKLKNKPEVAKDDAFAAQTQVTAIADKFIAEADKLLASKQKELLGDN
- the LOC117895505 gene encoding protein FAM76A isoform X1, which translates into the protein MSAKVLFACSKCFSRHPYEELSSGQQLCKGCRGSTSVVKCTYCRSEFQPATKSQSACKKCEHYLGKYGKPSPCECCKIVAAFAGSKCMRCASYEAKYGPPVHCDECKLRSAFDRRDENKKVNGKLLCWLCTCAYKRAVLKAQQEGRIPMSKKRPHEKSSSSHRDSASAKKPSRNELGKSGGSNNAGGVTAVSGAGLDHPDKISRGNSGNGTIAAPAAITVDTNSSDHVVAITYLKERIASLEKRLNQKDKELLEKDKQLTELKGKNFEKENDMRNRLKEVERLHDMKVDNLNRKISSLLKDLATLKKSSKKAASGAMKAEREAIKRENLSPKEEIIAAAPEKQIKTSEPADLDKDEKSCDREEDRSEQEDRASVRSRSASGSSRASPSSN
- the LOC117895505 gene encoding uncharacterized protein LOC117895505 isoform X2 encodes the protein MSKKRPHEKSSSSHRDSASAKKPSRNELGKSGGSNNAGGVTAVSGAGLDHPDKISRGNSGNGTIAAPAAITVDTNSSDHVVAITYLKERIASLEKRLNQKDKELLEKDKQLTELKGKNFEKENDMRNRLKEVERLHDMKVDNLNRKISSLLKDLATLKKSSKKAASGAMKAEREAIKRENLSPKEEIIAAAPEKQIKTSEPADLDKDEKSCDREEDRSEQEDRASVRSRSASGSSRASPSSN
- the LOC117895526 gene encoding adrenodoxin-like protein 1, mitochondrial yields the protein MFCLLLRQSGNSCKLVGKQIVRSSRLTPIKALHTTSWLRHGEYEWQDPKSPDEIVNITYVDKDGKRTKVQGKVGDNVLYLAHRHGIEMEGACEASLACTTCHVYVDHNFLEKLKDAEEKEDDLLDMAPFLRENSRLGCQILLDKSMDGIELELPKATRNFYVDGHKPKPH